One window of Athalia rosae chromosome 2, iyAthRosa1.1, whole genome shotgun sequence genomic DNA carries:
- the LOC105684852 gene encoding cytoplasmic dynein 2 light intermediate chain 1, giving the protein MENIDGNMREMALRLSLEEEDRRKTDPVETHERSIIILGSKGVGKTTMVYRFLEKEESPKPTIAMDYSFGRKAGKSLVKDIVHVWEVGPLTSSLLSAAMTGSALTHSPHHTTLLMMLDLSKPEVLWTSLEECLTIARSAIKMSFDDKTIQAMREQRKNERQLHHEVRGEEGEPFPMKLCIVGGRYDEFKEFEPDKKQLIGRTLRAVGYALGAGLQYHSSRDTALVRRTKDMLSHYGFGAQPMKSVTTDYEKPLLIPAGIDSLDQIGLTFPPGRTANILNSIKQTYVTHVPQVAKEDENPQDLEDPANDPNFKEPIIDRLRAQREEEIGVLLQEMLEGRALKIPIPEPI; this is encoded by the exons ATGGAGAACAT AGATGGAAATATGAGAGAAATGGCACTACGACTATCATTAGAAGAGGAAGATAGGCGAAAGACCGATCCAGTGGAAACACACGAACGATCTATCATCATTTTAGGCAGTAAGGGGGTG gGAAAAACAACGATGGTTTATCGTTtcttggaaaaagaagagtcgCCTAAACCAACCATCGCCATGGACTATTCTTTTGGCCGCAAAGCCGGGAAGAGCTTG GTGAAAGACATTGTCCATGTTTGGGAGGTTGGCCCCTTGACGTCATCGCTTCTTTCTGCTGCAATGACGGGATCGGCATTGACCCATTCCCCTCATCATACGACTCTACTGATGATGTTGGATCTCTCGAAGCCAGAGGTTCTTTGGACTTCGTTAGAGGAATGTCTAACCATAGCTCGAAGCGCGATAAAAATGAGCTTCGACGATAAAACCATCCAGGCTATGAGGgaacaacgaaaaaatgagaggcAATTGCACCATGAAGTTCGAGGAGAAGAAGGGGAACCATTCCCGATGAAATTGTGCATCGTCGGTGGTAGATACGATGAATTTAAA GAATTTGAACCGGATAAAAAGCAACTAATTGGTCGGACGCTGCGTGCAGTAGGGTACGCTTTGGGCGCCGGGCTTCAATATCACTCTAGCAGAGATACGGCGCTTGTACGAAGAACCAAGGACATGTTGTCACATTACGGATTCGGTGCTCAACCAAT GAAATCCGTTACCACCGATTACGAGAAACCGTTGCTGATACCAGCCGGGATTGATTCCTTGGATCAGATAGGGTTGACTTTTCCACCAGGTCGAACAGCGAACATTTTGAACTCGATAAAACAGACATACGTCACTCATGTTCCTCAGGTAGCGAAGGAGGATGAGAATCCGCAAGATTTGGAAGATCCTGCCAACGATCCCAACTTCAAAGAACCAATCATAGACCGGCTGAGAGCGCAACGAGAAGAG GAAATCGGAGTGCTCCTTCAGGAGATGCTGGAGGGCCGAGCCCTGAAGATACCGATTCCAGAGCCCATATAG